DNA sequence from the Megalobrama amblycephala isolate DHTTF-2021 unplaced genomic scaffold, ASM1881202v1 scaffold370, whole genome shotgun sequence genome:
TATGCTGTCGCTTTTGGAGCTATTAGAGATAGCGAAACACTagctgcgttccattcgacagGGTTCCTAAGCAGTGTTCACTGCTCCCTACTCCCTGAGCACAATATATCAGTTATGGACTTCGCTGACGCTAGGCTCGTTTGAGATGCGCTTCGCCTTGCCTGAAATGTAGGcgagagtaggcggctgcaatgaggggaggagtgaaaaaagtgaaTGCAAGACGGACAGTTCTCTCTTTAGTggatttaaaaatgtacatttatttacttCGGAACTTAATTTGTGTCAACTCCATCAGACGCATTAAAAAGCATGCTATTTTAATTTGATCCATCCAACAACAGTGTAAAGTCTTCAATCAGGCCTATGTAATAATGGTGTTCAGTAAAGGAGCtaagtggaaaaaaaataaattctctctgaaaaaaaaaaaaaaaatagggttATGAACAATCCAGTTCCTAAATTCCTTAATCTAACCTCCTTTTTAgtattaaacatatataacCAATGTTCTTAGGTAAATCCGACAGTATATCGTAGTTCAGttgatgttttaatattttaacacaataaattgaaaaaaagaaTAAGACATTACTTTCAAAATTAGCAAAAACCTTCACCTGATGATGGTGTTAAATATtgaagttgacaaatactgacggagttgacaaaggTCCAGATGGGgccaaatatacagtatatgtaaatataatcaTGAAACAGCATTATAAGAATTACccatatgcaaagaaaaaaagaaaaaaaaaacacattaaatcacATTATATAGACTTTTTGAGAGCACTTGTCAACCATCAGACATAAAACCTGAAGGAGttgacaaaatataatttttttccactttaaagggatagttcacccaaaaatgaaaatttgatgtttatctgcttacccccagcgcatccaagatgtaggtgactttgtttcttcagtagaacacaaatgatttttaactgcaacgttgctgtctgtcagtcaaataatgcgagtgaatgggaactctatcAATAAGAGTCAGTGGCCTGTTACGTCATGATAACTGATTTTATGGAGTATATCATGCACACTTGAGTTTTGTTTATTAACCAATTAGCCTATAAAATGTAGATGTTTGAAAACTGCCGAACTGACCCCAAACCAGCCCAAGTTTTGTCCACCTGCCCAAACAAATTTTTCCCCGCACAATCAAATTCAAAACCTGCCCAATCTGGCatcactgaacacaaaataaaatccAGCCCTGGTCACTCCTTTTATCCCTCCAGATCTCCTTCTGTAAGGCCTGTGTGATGCGCAGGTGACACTCAATAGCAATTGTGCCACCAGTCTCATTCCACTGccatggctctcagccccgcCCTGCTTGCCAAACACCTCGCCCCTCACAGGCTGGGGGTACCCTTGGGACTGCACTCTACTCCCCCTGCCCTTATATTTCCACCTTTAAACCATTTTAATCCATGATCATAaatgattttgtattttatatataattgccctgaaaaaatggcagatggactgaatgaaaattcactctctgacagtaggtgacGCTTATAGAACAGCAGAAATAGAGCAGTTACCCCTGACACAAAGCAGCACTGCACttacaaacatattttattataaattttatTCAGAATTATACAGAGGTATGAAGAAAACACCAGTCAATTCTCACATTTATAACACCCcctctgaaataaaaataataaatattattataaattgcTTATAATTGTACTGATATTCCATTTAATTTTGGGCAATGCTTCTTTCTGTGAATCTTTGCAACTCTGGAGTGGCCAaatctctttccacattgaTGGTATTgatacggcttctctccagtgtgaattctctcaTGTCCTTGCAGGCCTCCTAACTGTTTGAAACTCTTTTCACAatatgaacacttgtaaggtttttctccagtgtgggtCCTTTGGTGCACTTTTAACTGAGTGGCTGTAGTAAAGGCTTTACCACAATCGGAGCACAAATACTCTTTCACACCAGCGTGTATTTTCTCATGGTCTTTAAATTGGCCCAGCCATGAAAATGCCTTTCCACAAACAGAACACAAGTAAGGCTTCTCTTTTGTGTGAACTTTCATGTGGTCCTTTAGGTCAGATTCCTTAAAAAATTTCTTACCGCACTGATCACAGTCAAATGGCTTTTCTCCAGAGTGAACGAGCTTATGAACTCTGAGACTATTTGACCATTTTAaattctttccacactgatcacatgtgaacggcttctcttcAGTGTGAATTTGCATGTGAATTTTAAGGTTTTTGTAGCTCTTTCCACATTGAGGGCAGGTAAAAGACGTTTTGGCTTCTGCTCTTTGTAGTTCTTGtccttttttttctccagttatGGCATCATGAAGTTCCTGAATCTGATGTTTCTTCTCCATTTCATTCAATTCTTCACTTTCCTCTTGCACTTTCattaagtctaaaatgagaatatAATGCTTTTAGATGTGATTTTCAAATATCACTTCTATTTGTCCTTGGCTTATTAACAACAATGCTATTTTTGCTTCTATGAATCTTTAACAACGATTTACTATTCTGTTAATCTGTCAGGAAAATGAGcttctttcattttttgaacagtCATTAATGAAGAATCAAGAACagacaccaacctctttgttcttcagtatcttcatcTTTAACTCTGCATGCTTCTGAATTTCTCATATTGTCATTCTCTTCTTTAATAATCTCCATCTTTACAACACCTTTCAGTTGGGAATGACTTGAATGAAGGTATGAGCAGTAATTGCTATGAGGTATGAAGGACCAGATCTGAAAAAGGTGATTATGATATAGATTACTTCATACAATGAATGCCACTTCAACCTCATTCAGTGATTCAACATAaatgaaacacattttaaatttttttaaatgataccaCTGTGTCTGACGCTGGATACAAAAAgaaaagctataataaagtaattgtaACCTTTGGGTGTGTGATATGTATCTTCTTACATGATATGGTAATTGTCACTTACAtgatgagatcgaccaatagcaaaccacaaccatccaatcaattccccatggacaaaatcaagccccgccctacatttttgtttgagaagccatttTACTTGAATATACACGTCACAAATGGAAAGAAAAGCATATCGCAACTTCTATTTTATGCCAGCttaaagcaatatcacacaactATTTGTGCTGTTTTCCCTGAACATCAGCACAATTGAAACAACTCATTATATACAACAAATAATTGCTGCATTTTTCCAACTCATGCAAGTATGGTTATACATTTTGATCTGTTTTCTTTGTTATGTGTGTTCGAAATTTAATTGGTTATATGAATACATCAAATGCTGGAAATGTGGGTGATTGAAGAGGTGAACACTTAACAATAaggtttatttgttaacattaattaatgtattaactaacatgaactaaccatgagttatacatttgttactgtaggccctatttgttaatctttgttaactttagttaataaaaatacagcagttcattgtttgttcgtgttagttcacagtgcattaactaatgttaacaagattttaatgttgaaattaacattaacaaagatcaATAAAAAATGGCCCATATCAACCTTGATTGACATGGCAATAAAATTCTATCACATTATTTTGTCAGTTAAAGTTTTGGGCTGGACTTAAGGAAATGAAGCATTACTGAAAAGTATAGAACTCAACCAATGtgaaaaacataatttgtaGCATCATTGTTGCATTTCAGATGCTGAATATTGATGTCTGTGAGTGTATAAATAACACTGTCATTGttaacattttgtttaaaacataatttgtgcCATTTATACACTCATAGACATCAACATTTGACATATGaaacacaacaatggtgacatgcttcatgccagcatacaaaaaatattcatggttcccagcatgcattgcggcatgaataaattatgcagctgaattattattattaatattattattattatgtttccaccattgttgagatttgtatgatgagtgctgatgtcTAAGTgtgttgtatttaatttttaaatagttttggaCAATCTAACATAAATCACTTCAgtgttaaaaattatttttatcacATGATTTTAGTTTAATACATCTCATATAACATTCCAATTGCAAAAGTAAGCAAAAACTACAGAAAAAGTAGTTGTTTAAACCACTTTAATGAAGTCATTTGACTGTTAAAACAGACATGTTGATCTGCTTTATCaataaagaaatgttttctgaaaacaccTGCAATTGATGAAAAAGAAGCAACTcaaaaaagtcaagggtcaagagcccaactaaacaAACACtaatctccatgatggtgacctgaattgaaacattttaataagacatcaacatccaaacctctgttaattctcaataagaactgctagacgtctgacagaaataaagtcagtctggctAGTAAAAAGGGAAGCTGGTAATCCTGTTTTTGGAGTTGTTTAACCAGATATTGAGAGATTCCATCTCAATATTGATACTGAAGAtgttaaaacataatataaaaataaagtaaaataaataaagtaaagatgaatttgactgataatgttgttttttttcccccagggTTTCTATAGATATCGTGATATATCATTACCGTGAATTCTTTTGGCCACTAAAACTGGTGTGAAAAATCTGATATTGTGacagcctggtttctcccaaggtttttttttattttttttaatccattctatcacctgatggagtttggatccttgccactgttgcctctggcttgcttagttggggacaaataatataatataatataatataatataatataatataatataatataatataatataatataatatataagcaatattattgatttgactggactgagaactgaactgagctggacaatGATGTCtatgttttctgcagaactgctttatagatgaaatgaactaatttaataattgattatcTTTACAaccaaactgaatcaacactgaactgacttcagctgaacaatgacactttACTTTTAGTGGTTCTGTACAGCAAAAATGAACTgtatgaatcactgaatcattttcctgttattactgtaaagctgctttcaaacaatctgtattgtataaagtgctatataaataaaggtgacttgacttgactaagcaacacacagtttttcattcctgaatgaacttgaatcaatgttttaaatgaattcaAGGCTTCATTGACACGTACACTCTGCTGGAAAAATATACTTTTGACTGCCTATGTGGTAGAATGgcgaaaaaaatttaaatcactgctacctgactagagaaaacagagaaaaatggctgttgtcttcccttttgccaaatatttaagaaatcttcaacacccataatgcactgggcatgaTATGGATAGGCTATGGATAGGCTTGACCAGAGTACCACCTTgttttagtaggaaatacttcttagcaaacatTTAGGCACATGGTGTTAACTTATATTGTTCACGagtgcaagaattcaaagagtaaacaTTTCGAGGGAGTGAGTAATTTTTGGTTTCGAGTGAAGGATCCAGAGTGTTGTAGGCatggcttaaagggatagttcacccaaaaatgaaaattatcccatgatttactcacccgcaAGCctttctaggtgtatatgaccatcttctttcagacacacaatcagagatgtaaaaatatccttaatcctcaaaggtttataatggttgtgaatgagtggccatgtttaaaaaaaaatccatccataatcaaagtaatccatacggctccagagggttaataaaggccttttgaagcgaaCGGATGCGTTTTTGTAAAATATCCGTATTTAAACCTTTATAAATTCTAGCTTATAGCTCTATAAATAACTAGCTTCATTCTACAGAACTACCCACATGTGCTGAATTACTACACATACAGGTCAGTTTATTTGATGAATTCATTTGTGAGGTAACACAGTTTCACATGGTTTACACTATCATAATAAACTGCATTTGAGTGTGTTAAATTGTTGGCTGTATGACACTAGCAGTAAACTAAATCAACATTAGAATATCATACTGATGATATTCTAACATTTGATTGTGTTGAGCTGTACAACATTGATTCCTTTTATGTACatttgctcacctgtctaataaagcACATGCAAGAGTGGTGTCTGTCAAGTCGAAGTTTGTCACAAAGCTCTTGGAATTTCAAAAACGCCACACCGATATTGATCTTCGttttatttctccttttgtCCCAAACTCTACTTGACATTACACAGTTGTCCACATCTGTTGCCATGGTTACTATGGCAATACAAGCAGAAACCAGGGATAATACAGATATTATGTCATGGACAGGCGACAAGTGACATGGTACGGGCACTatttaaaattgtgaatttaATTTGGAAACATTTAGGATAATGTAAGAACACAATTTAACGaaatatatataacactgtgcaagtggtttttggatattttaatacaaaaatcttacatactgttcctttaataattataacatagccaagaaaacaaatatattttttaacttgtttattATATGTTTATTAATGGCAAAATCAGTATGGACCATTACGCTGAATGTCAATTTTACACTTTGAAACATTATTTCCCCCATatgttgacattttattttcacaaatgttatttgaaatattaaagtAGACACTTTACTTGCATTTGAGAACTGATGAGAAACAATTAAACTTCAGAGACTTTACGACGAGACAGCAGTCCACAAGCAGAACATAAAGAATGCTGAATGTAAGAACAGTTAAACTAACACATGGATCATCACATAGGTTACAAAATATTATGCTCACGGATACATTTATACAGTTGCTATAGGCATTGATGTATTCAATAAAGAATAACAACAAATAAAGTCACAGAATCCCAGTTTTAAAACATCGCAAAGTACAAACAATAGCACAACTGAAATCAATACAGACAATAGTTGAAAGTTACACCAAGATGCCTGTCATTCAATTATGTAGGACTGCACAAAATGagcaataaaatgtataaacagCAAAAAGAAGGTAAACATTTTCATTGTAAGCGGTGCTGAAACTATACCTAGCCCATATGAAATAATTCAGTAAACGTTCTGACTGAGAAGGAGCGCATATCTGGAAAACTCATGAATATGCGATTTCCATGCTACACTGAATCCATTGCTTTCAGTTACAGAGAGACAACTATAAGACATTAAAATTGAGAACAATAACTTAACTGAACTACAACCAGCACTTACCAAATGAACAAGACCACCAGGGCTAaagagttgttgttgttgttgctgctgttcttcttcttcttcttcttcttcttcttctgttgTTATCGGCGGGTGGCAAAGAAACCTAAGATGCATTACCGCCACCCACTGAAATgtatggtgcgttcaagtcatgtcggaaagatcgtatttacgagcagaaccgacatgaacgccaccacaatgtcgtaaatacCAGTGGGAAGCTCGTAATTTTCTTTAAGCGCCGATCTATacgagttgggggcgtgtcagtcagaaacatagcgaaataccacaatacttgcaggtatttagcagtgacattgtcaggcttttctatttacaacgaagTAAGCTGATTCCAAGCAAAAATACGATAgcatcacaatataaaaatgtaatatgtaacaatacattttacaatggcttcataaattaattaaaaacataagcaacatacaactaatgcacattctttgctctacattttctagaagcagaagtgttgttattttgtgtaattaatttagagaaggcacaccgccatcttactccgacgaaagtgacttgaacgcacctacTGTTGTACACACGACTTCCCACCTCGTACATACGAACTTCCCAGGAAGACTTGAACGCACCAGTAGTGTGGAGCTTCAAAGCGTTCGTGGTAAAAAAGAAATTGCTTATAGTGTTTATACATACAAGCGTTAatctaatataaataaaaaaaaagcataagtAAAGAGTAGgctacctgaaaaccatacttgagtaaaagtacagataccttactGCAAAAATGGCTCCATTACAAGTCACCAACGACttgaaagttttatttaacaatagccTACTTGAGTATTTTACTTTACTTCACTAAAAGAAGCACAGGTCCCCAACAATATGTTGGTGAAAAACAAGTAACAGTTGATTTGTGAGGTTTTATTtcctaaaatataaatgaaactGAACACTTCAATATTTCATCAAATCAAGATCAACACAACAGCCTCTTAAACATGGCAGATTGAAACATGGACCAAACAAGTCAGACTCAGTCAAACTCAAGTGTTCAAAAAAGGTAAAAGTTTTTTTCAAAAAGATTTTTTCAGTAcaatgaacaaataaaataaaattattttagttaaagtaaaatcaaatattcagaGCCGACTGTGATGTAGGCCTACCTCTCAGTTTCAAACTTCAACAAAAGCTGGTTCTCAAAGTTCCTGGAATTTATTCTAACACTTTTTGGACTGAAAATGAGGCCAGTGCCAAAAATTCGCTCACATGCAGCAGATGTAGGGGAGTGTTGAACCTTAATGACATCTtcagtagatgtgggaagattTTCAGGACACCCATGTCGTCACCAGCAATTGTCAGTTAGCTATCAAGCACTGTAGGGCCTTGCTGTGACTGGGATGACTTCAATGGCTTGAAGAAATCCTCTTCCTTCGATGAGGTGGCATCAAGCTGTGAGGTCTCCTCCATATTTCCCTTTATGAAGTCAAGACCTACAATACTATACATATTTAGTAATGTTTCTGcaacaatttaaaaattatttttttgttaaaaatataaaGCTTATATGCacttatttgttttaaaatataatatttatctTATCATTCCAAAGTTCCAAAAATTAGACACATTACTGATAAAAGTGTGTATAGAATATTGCCAATTTTCCCCCAATGCAATTATGTAGTTatcatatgtgacc
Encoded proteins:
- the LOC125261215 gene encoding zinc finger protein 431-like, encoding MHLRFLCHPPITTEEEEEEEEEEQQQQQQQLFSPGGLVHLIWSFIPHSNYCSYLHSSHSQLKGVVKMEIIKEENDNMRNSEACRVKDEDTEEQRDLMKVQEESEELNEMEKKHQIQELHDAITGEKKGQELQRAEAKTSFTCPQCGKSYKNLKIHMQIHTEEKPFTCDQCGKNLKWSNSLRVHKLVHSGEKPFDCDQCGKKFFKESDLKDHMKVHTKEKPYLCSVCGKAFSWLGQFKDHEKIHAGVKEYLCSDCGKAFTTATQLKVHQRTHTGEKPYKCSYCEKSFKQLGGLQGHERIHTGEKPYQYHQCGKRFGHSRVAKIHRKKHCPKLNGISVQL